In Musa acuminata AAA Group cultivar baxijiao chromosome BXJ2-8, Cavendish_Baxijiao_AAA, whole genome shotgun sequence, one genomic interval encodes:
- the LOC103996309 gene encoding spermine synthase, giving the protein MSTGEGATGNESDAPRVLGEDDLPPCCRKARASAPESEATCHETVVSGWFSKPLSDTDGEFVYFNNPMWPGEAHSLKVEKILYQGKSEFQEILVFESSMYGKVLALDGIVQLTERDECAYQEMIAHLPLCSIPSPKTVLVLGGGDGGVLREIARHSSVEHIDICEIDKMVIDVCKKFFPDLSVGFEDPRVHLHIDDAVKFIRDTPEGMYDAIIVDSSDPIGPARELVEKPFFEIIARALRPGGVLCNQAESMWLHTHLIQEMLSICRETFSTVHYAWASVPTYPSGVIGFLLCSTNGPPVNFLNPINPIDKQEVVKYKELKFYNSEIHKAAFALPAFAKRELSSFL; this is encoded by the exons ATGTCAACCGGGGAAGGTGCCACAGGAAACGAGTCCGATGCTCCCAGGGTGTTGGGGGAGGACGATCTTCCTCCCTGCTGCAGAAAGGCGAGAGCATCGGCTCCCGAGTCCGAAGCCACGTGCCATGAGACGGTGGTGTCTGGGTGGTTCTCCAAGCCGCTCTCTG ATACAGACGGCGAATTTGTGTACTTCAACAACCCCATGTGGCCTG GAGAGGCACATTCTTTAAAGGTGGAAAAAATACTTTATCAGGGGAAATCAGAGTTCCAAGAGATTCTGGTTTTTGAG TCTTCAATGTATGGAAAGGTACTTGCTCTCGATGGCATTGTCCAATTAACTGAGAGAGATGAATGCGCCTACCAAGAGATGATTGCACACCTTCCACTTTGTTCAATTCCATCACCAAAAACC GTCTTGGTCTTAGGAGGTGGTGATGGTGGTGTTCTTCGGGAAATTGCTAGGCACAGTTCTGTGGAGCACATCGATATATGTGAAATCGACAAGATGGTCATAGAT GTTTGCAAGAAATTCTTTCCTGATTTATCTGTTGGTTTCGAGGACCCTCGTGTTCATCTACATATCGATGATG CGGTTAAATTCATACGAGATACTCCTGAAGGGATGTATGATGCAATTATTGTTGATTCATCTGATCCGATAG GACCAGCTCGAGAGCTTGTTGAAAAGCCATTCTTTGAGATAATTGCAAGGGCCTTGAGGCCTGGTGGCGTTCTTTGCAACCAAGCAGAAAGCATGTGGCTGCATACACATCTCATTCAGGAAATGCTTTCAATCTGTCGTGAAACCTTCAGCACTGTCCACTATGCCTGGGCAAGTGTTCCTACATACCCTAG TGGTGTGATTGGTTTTCTGTTGTGCTCTACAAACGGCCCACCTGTCAATTTCTTGAATCCAATAAACCCAATCGACAAACAGGAGGTTGTTAAATACAAGGAGCTGAAATTCTATAATTCAGAG ATTCACAAGGCTGCATTTGCCTTGCCAGCATTTGCAAAAAGGGAATTAAGCTCGTTTCTCTAG
- the LOC135619847 gene encoding jasmonoyl--L-amino acid synthetase GH3.5-like, translated as MRVFSLESVINEFEELSKDAGRQQTETLRWILEQNGEAEYLQSLGLAGRTDPESFKACVPLVTHADLEPYIQRIADGDASPILTGKPITSISLSSGTTQGKPKFVPFNGELLQSTMQIYCTSFAFRNREYPIGNGKALQLIYSSKRVTTQGGLTAATATTNVFQSEQFKHTMKDIQSQCCSPDEVIFGPDFQQSLYCHLLCGLIFSNEVQIISSTFAHSIVHAFQTFEHVWEELCADIREGVLSSRITVPSIRAAVSKLLRPNPSLADSIHNVCVRLSNWYGVIPELWPNAKYVYGIMTGSMEPYLKKLRHYAGSLPLMSADYGSSEGWIGANVNPSLPPELAAFAVLPNIGYFEFIPLEKSEVQEPEKSASTIHYIEDEPIGLTEVEVGKEYEIVMTNFAGLYRYRLGDIVRVAGFHNSTPEIQFVCRRSLVLSINIDKNTEKDLQLAVDAAARLLAEEKVEVVDFTSHVDTSTEPGHYVIYWELSCDATEEVLRACCNCLDLSFVDAGYVGSRKVGAIGPLELRIVRRGTFQTILHHYLGLGAAVSQFKTPRFVGLSNSTVLQILCRNVTECTFSTAYGA; from the exons ATGAGAGTTTTCAGCCTCGAGAGCGTGATAAACGAATTCGAAGAACTGTCAAAGGACGCTGGGCGTCAACAGACGGAGACTCTCCGATGGATTCTCGAGCAAAATGGTGAAGCCGAGTACTTGCAGAGCTTAGGCCTTGCAGGAAGAACCGACCCCGAGAGCTTCAAGGCCTGCGTCCCCTTGGTCACTCATGCTGATCTTGAGCCTTACATCCAGAGAATCGCCGACGGAGATGCTTCTCCCATCCTCACTGGGAAGCCCATCACTTCAATTTCTTTGAG TTCTGGTACCACGCAAGGGAAACCAAAGTTTGTGCCTTTCAATGGTGAGCTACTCCAATCCACGATGCAGATTTATTGCACTTCATTTGCGTTCAGAAACAG AGAGTATCCGATAGGCAATGGGAAAGCTCTGCAGTTGATATACAGCAGCAAGCGGGTGACGACCCAAGGGGGGCTCACTGCAGCAACAGCCACAACCAATGTGTTCCAGAGTGAGCAATTCAAGCACACCATGAAGGACATCCAATCTCAATGCTGCAGTCCCGACGAAGTCATATTTGGCCCGGACTTCCAGCAGTCCTTGTACTGCCACCTCCTTTGCGGGCTCATCTTCTCCAACGAAGTGCAGATCATATCTTCCACCTTCGCACACAGCATCGTCCATGCTTTTCAGACATTCGAACATGTGTGGGAGGAACTGTGTGCAGATATAAGAGAAGGAGTTCTCTCCAGCAGAATCACCGTCCCATCAATTCGTGCAGCTGTTTCCAAGCTCTTAAGGCCTAATCCCAGCCTCGCTGACTCCATACACAATGTGTGTGTGAGATTAAGCAACTGGTATGGTGTGATCCCGGAGCTTTGGCCCAATGCCAAGTATGTCTATGGCATTATGACTGGATCTATGGAACCATACTTGAAGAAGTTGAGGCATTATGCAGGAAGCCTACCTCTGATGAGCGCTGACTATGGCTCTTCAGAAGGATGGATTGGTGCTAACGTCAACCCCAGTTTGCCACCTGAATTGGCTGCCTTTGCAGTGCTTCCTAACATCGGCTATTTCGAATTCATCCCTTTGGAGAAATCTGAGGTTCAGGAGCCGGAGAAGAGTGCCTCCACCATTCACTATATAGAAGATGAACCGATTGGCCTTACTGAAGTTGAAGTTGGCAAAGAGTACGAGATTGTGATGACCAATTTTGCAG GCCTGTATCGATACAGGTTGGGAGACATCGTGAGGGTAGCCGGCTTCCACAACTCCACTCCGGAGATTCAGTTCGTGTGCAGGAGAAGCCTCGTGCTGAGCATCAACATCGACAAGAACACCGAGAAGGATCTGCAGTTGGCGGTGGACGCGGCGGCGCGGCTGCTGGCGGAGGAGAAGGTCGAGGTCGTCGACTTCACCAGCCATGTCGACACTTCCACGGAGCCTGGACATTACGTGATCTACTGGGAGCTGAGCTGTGATGCCACCGAGGAGGTCCTGCGTGCCTGCTGCAACTGCTTAGACCTGTCCTTCGTCGACGCCGGCTACGTCGGGTCGAGGAAGGTCGGCGCCATTGGGCCTCTCGAGCTTCGCATCGTGCGCAGGGGGACGTTCCAAACGATCCTGCACCATTACCTGGGCCTCGGGGCCGCCGTGAGCCAGTTCAAGACGCCGCGCTTCGTCGGCCTGTCGAACAGCACGGTGTTGCAGATCTTGTGCAGGAACGTCACAGAGTGTACCTTTAGCACAGCCTATGGCGCGTGA
- the LOC103996307 gene encoding mitochondrial adenine nucleotide transporter ADNT1 translates to MASEDVVGKSTGESAVTTIVNLAEEAKLAREGVKAPGHAILSICKSLVAGGVAGGVSRTAVAPLERLKILLQVQNPHSIQYNGTIQGLKYIWKSEGFRGLFRGNGTNCARIVPNSAVKFFSYEQASSGILWLYRRQSGNEDAQLTPVLRLGAGACAGIIAMSATYPMDMVRGRITVQTEKSPYQYRGMFHALGTVYREEGFRALYKGWLPSVIGVIPYVGLNFAVYESLKDWLIKSNPYGLVEDSELSVVTRLACGAVAGTIGQTVAYPLDVIRRRMQMVGWNNAASVVAGEGRSKGSLEYTGMIDAFRKTVHHEGFGALYKGLVPNSVKVVPSIAIAFVTYEVVKDILGVEMRISD, encoded by the exons ATGGCGTCGGAAGATGTGGTGGGGAAGAGCACGGGAGAGTCGGCGGTGACGACGATAGTGAACCTCGCGGAGGAGGCGAAGCTTGCGAGGGAGGGCGTCAAGGCTCCCGGCCACGCGATCCTCAGCATCTGCAAGTCGCTTGTGGCCGGAGGCGTCGCGGGAGGAGT ATCTAGAACAGCTGTTGCTCCACTTGAGCGCCTAAAAATCCTGCTTCAG GTTCAAAATCCTCATAGTATTCAGTATAATGGAACTATCCAAGGGCTCAAGTATATATGGAAAAGTGAGGGTTTTCGAGGACTATTTAGAGGCAATGGTACTAACTGTGCTCGGATTGTCCCCAATTCAGCGGTCAAGTTCTTTAGCTATGAACAAGCATCAAG TGGAATTTTGTGGCTTTACCGTCGGCAATCTGGCAATG AAGATGCTCAACTCACTCCCGTATTACGTCTTGGGGCTGGAGCATGTGCTGGAATTATTGCTATGTCTGCTACTTATCCTATGGACATGGTCCGTGGAAGGATCACAGTTCAG ACTGAGAAGTCGCCTTACCAGTACAGGGGCATGTTTCATGCGTTGGGCACTGTCTACCGTGAAGAAGGCTTTCGTGCTTTGTACAAAGGCTGGCTACCATCTGTCATAGGAGTT ATTCCTTATGTGGGCCTCAATTTTGCCGTTTATGAATCTTTGAAAGATTGGTTAATTAAATCTAACCCATATGGTCTCGTTGAAGATTCGGAGTTGAGTGTAGTCACAAGACTTGCATGTGGTGCTGTTGCTGGAACTATTGGCCAGACAGTTGCCTACCCTCTTGATGTCATTCGCAGGAGGATGCAGATGGTGGGGTGGAATAATGCAGCCTCAGTTGTGGCAGGTGAAGGTAGAAGTAAGGGTTCCTTGGAGTATACTGGAATGATTGATGCATTCAGGAAAACAGTGCATCATGAAGGCTTTGGGGCATTATACAAGGGTCTCGTTCCCAATTCAGTAAAG GTGGTTCCATCCATTGCAATCGCATTTGTGACTTACGAGGTTGTAAAGGACATTCTTGGAGTAGAGATGAGAATATCTGATTGA
- the LOC135619848 gene encoding uncharacterized protein LOC135619848 has translation MVMEQFRQIGEVLGSIKAMMVFRDEIRVNKRQCRLLVDAFDLAFEGVAMEMRNHLRFEEKLIKWKALEQPLRELHRVFREGEQYLRQCLEPRDWWGKAIALGQNTDCVDFHLHDLLWCIPVVMEAIENVGEITGTDPEDIYRKKLVFSKKYEKEWMEPKLFQHKLGSLYLASQGLSSRMDTSSGEDRWVLSEMIAEKRSQGSKPLSKQENRLADLLLCPKGKLFPCSVLVGSSDYQVRRRFGSGNNYKEVQWMGESFAVKHVIGEMEPLMPEISLLSSLSHTNVVHYMYSFVDEEKKECMLVMDLMSKDLSSYIKEICSTRRKVPFPLVVAVDTMLQIARGMEYLHSKNIYHGDLNPSNILVKTRSASPDGHLHAKVTGFGLSPVKYSKPTATQAAATQSCIWYAPEVLLEQEGSSAKCTEKADVYSFGMICFELLSGKLPFEDNHLQGDKMSKSIRGGERPSFPGHYPKYLINLAKRCWHGDPSQRPGFNSICRALRYMKRFMVMNPDHGQPDAPMPPVDYFELDMSLCKRFTNWGRKDVPRVSEIPFQMYAYRVVERERTSANVKDKCSDSGSEGASVCGDENAFSITVPDDAVSASVASVRSLYPMVSESNNRTPTKKASSGKTNNPLGKLQKSRTMIPPHVSPAGRNFRSNSESRLQLQLQLQPVMMSPRRRRPSGHASDSELT, from the exons ATGGTCATGGAGCAATTCCGGCAGATCGGTGAAGTCCTGGGAAGCATCAAGGCGATGATGGTGTTCCGGGACGAGATCCGAGTCAACAAACGCCAGTGTCGCTTGCTGGTGGACGCATTCGACCTCGCCTTCGAGGGCGTGGCGATGGAGATGAGAAACCATCTGAGGTTCGAGGAAAAGCTCATCAAGTGGAAGGCCCTGGAGCAACCGCTCAGGGAGCTGCACCGGGTGTTCCGGGAGGGGGAGCAGTACCTGAGGCAGTGCTTGGAGCCCCGGGATTGGTGGGGGAAGGCCATAGCCCTCGGTCAGAACACCGACTGCGTCGACTTCCACCTTCACGACTTGCTGTGGTGCATTCCGGTCGTGATGGAGGCGATCGAGAACGTGGGAGAGATCACCGGAACCGACCCGGAAGACATTTACCGGAAGAAGCTCGTGTTCTCGAAGAAGTACGAGAAGGAGTGGATGGAGCCGAAGCTCTTCCAGCACAAGCTGGGAAGCTTGTACTTGGCTTCCCAAGGCTTGTCCAGCAGAATGGACACATCGTCGGGGGAAGATCGATGGGTTCTCTCGGAAATGATTGCGGAGAAGAGGAGCCAAGGATCGAAGCCCCTGTCGAAGCAAGAGAACCGGCTCGCCGATCTCCTCCTGTGTCCCAAAGGGAAGCTCTTCCCCTGCTCGGTTCTCGTCGGATCCAGCGACTACCAAGTCAGAAGACGATTCGGGTCGGGAAACAACTACAAGGAAGTGCAGTGGATGGGCGAGAGCTTCGCGGTGAAGCATGTCATCGGAGAGATGGAGCCACTGATGCCTGAGATCTCCCTCCTGTCATCTCTTTCTCACACCAACGTGGTGCATTACATGTACTCGTTTGTGGACGAAGAGAAGAAAGAGTGCATGCTGGTGATGGACCTGATGAGCAAGGATCTCTCGAGCTACATCAAGGAGATCTGCTCCACGAGAAGAAAGGTCCCCTTCCCCTTGGTGGTGGCAGTGGACACCATGCTTCAGATTGCAAGAGGAATGGAGTATCTCCACTCCAAGAACATATACCACGGAGATCTGAACCCTTCAAACATACTGGTCAAGACGAGGAGTGCTTCACCGGACGGACATCTGCACGCCAAAGTTACTGGATTTGGGCTGTCACCGGTGAAGTACTCCAAGCCCACAGCAACCCAAGCAGCTGCCACACAATCATGCATCTGGTACGCCCCGGAGGTGCTATTGGAGCAGGAGGGTAGCAGTGCCAAGTGCACGGAGAAGGCAGACGTGTACAGCTTCGGGATGATCTGCTTCGAGCTGTTGTCAGGCAAACTCCCCTTCGAAGACAACCATCTCCAGGGGGACAAGATGAGCAAGAGCATAAGAGGAGGCGAGAGGCCTTCGTTCCCGGGTCACTACCCCAAGTATCTGATCAACCTGGCAAAGAGATGTTGGCACGGCGATCCATCACAGCGACCGGGCTTCAATTCCATCTGCAGAGCGCTTCGGTACATGAAGCGGTTCATGGTGATGAACCCTGATCACGGCCAACCCGATGCGCCGATGCCACCGGTGGATTACTTTGAACTGGACATGAGTTTGTGCAAGAGATTCACAAACTGGGGGAGGAAGGACGTTCCTCGGGTCTCAGAAATCCCCTTTCAGATGTACGCTTACAGagtggtggagagggagaggacgaGTGCCAATGTGAAGGACAAGTGCTCGGATTCAGGGAGTGAAGGGGCTTCAGTTTGCGGCGATGAGAATGCATTTAGTATAACAGTGCCGGACGACGCGGTCTCTGCCTCTGTGGCTTCTGTGAGGTCACTGTATCCCATGGTATCTGAATCTAATAACAGGACCCCAACAAAGAAGGCTAGTAGTGGAAAGACCAATAATCCTTTAG GGAAGCTGCAGAAATCAAGAACCATGATACCCCCACACGTATCACCGGCAGGGCGCAACTTTAGAAGCAACTCTGAGAGCcggctgcagctgcagctgcagctccAGCCAGTTATGATGAGCCCAAGAAGACGAAGGCCGTCGGGGCATGCCTCGGATTCAGAGCTGACATAG
- the LOC135619850 gene encoding arabinogalactan protein 16-like produces the protein MAAIPRASFGLVAVMLLALAIVLPAVQAQAPAPAPTSDGTSIDQGIAYLLMLVALVLTYLIHPLDASSPYKLF, from the exons ATGGCGGCGATCCCTAGGGCTTCGTTCGGTCTGGTGGCCGTCATGCTTCTCGCCTTGGCGATCGTCCTTCCGGCCGTCCAGGCCCAGGCTCCCGCCCCCGCCCCCACCAGCGACG GGACATCAATCGACCAAGGGATTGCTTATCTGCTGATGCTGGTGGCCCTGGTCCTGACCTACCTCATCCACCCCTTGGATGCCTCCTCCCCCTACAAGCTCTTCTAA